A single genomic interval of Zobellia nedashkovskayae harbors:
- the radC gene encoding RadC family protein, protein MHEKSNSFSIKNWSDDDKPREKLVHKGRSVLSDAELIAILIGSGSRDESAVELGKRILASANNSLNELGKLSIKQLMTFKGIGEAKAVTIAAALEMGRRRRGEEAQKISKISSSKDAFDILQPRIGELQHEEFWILYLSNANKVLYSAQLSKGGLTGTLVDVRIVMRQALEQGAVGLILSHNHPSGTLRPSEEDRKVTQKLKRAAAALDIKVLDHLIITQNDYYSFADEGIL, encoded by the coding sequence ATGCATGAAAAATCAAATTCATTCTCAATAAAAAATTGGTCGGATGATGACAAGCCCAGAGAGAAATTAGTCCATAAAGGACGGTCCGTATTATCGGATGCCGAGTTGATTGCAATTCTAATCGGATCAGGTAGCAGAGATGAAAGCGCTGTTGAATTAGGCAAGCGTATTTTAGCTTCTGCCAATAACAGCCTTAATGAATTAGGTAAGCTTTCCATTAAACAGCTAATGACCTTTAAGGGAATTGGGGAAGCAAAAGCGGTAACCATTGCAGCTGCTTTGGAAATGGGCAGAAGGAGACGAGGAGAAGAGGCGCAAAAAATAAGTAAAATCAGTAGTAGTAAAGATGCCTTTGATATATTGCAACCACGTATTGGAGAGTTGCAACATGAAGAATTCTGGATTTTGTATCTCAGTAATGCAAATAAAGTTCTGTACAGTGCACAGTTAAGTAAAGGCGGCCTTACCGGTACTTTGGTAGATGTCCGGATTGTTATGCGCCAAGCCCTGGAACAAGGTGCTGTCGGTCTAATCTTATCGCATAATCACCCATCTGGAACATTAAGGCCAAGTGAGGAAGATCGTAAGGTTACACAGAAATTAAAAAGGGCCGCTGCGGCACTTGATATAAAAGTTTTAGATCATTTGATAATTACCCAAAATGATTATTATAGTTTTGCTGATGAAGGTATTCTTTAA
- a CDS encoding YjjG family noncanonical pyrimidine nucleotidase, with amino-acid sequence MFKDIVTDVFFDLDHTLWDFEKNSALTFDKIFQDNNIGIALPDFLEVYIPANFAFWKLFREGKITKEALRYERLKSVFDDLKYSVSDETITKLSEDYISHLSSFNHLFPNAISILNYLKPKYKLHIITNGFQEVQGKKLKNSNIHSYFDQIIDSEMAGVKKPDPIIFNLALDRAKTRPETSLMIGDNLEADILGAQAAGYHALHFNAHQGPKHDFCQIIDDLHEIKIYL; translated from the coding sequence ATGTTTAAGGATATAGTTACCGATGTTTTTTTTGATTTGGACCATACCCTTTGGGATTTTGAAAAGAACTCTGCACTTACTTTTGATAAAATTTTTCAGGATAATAATATAGGAATCGCGCTTCCGGATTTTTTAGAAGTCTATATTCCTGCAAATTTTGCCTTTTGGAAGCTGTTTAGGGAGGGAAAAATAACCAAGGAAGCGCTAAGATACGAACGCTTGAAATCGGTTTTTGATGATTTAAAGTATTCGGTTTCGGACGAAACCATTACTAAATTATCGGAGGATTATATTTCCCATTTATCCTCTTTCAATCATTTATTTCCAAATGCTATTTCTATTTTAAATTATCTCAAACCAAAGTATAAACTTCATATTATAACCAACGGATTTCAAGAAGTTCAAGGTAAAAAGCTAAAAAATTCTAACATTCATAGCTACTTTGACCAGATTATTGATTCCGAAATGGCGGGGGTTAAAAAACCGGACCCAATTATTTTTAATTTGGCGTTAGATAGAGCAAAAACAAGGCCTGAAACATCTCTTATGATTGGAGATAATCTAGAGGCGGATATTTTGGGAGCACAGGCCGCAGGTTATCATGCCCTGCACTTTAATGCACATCAGGGACCAAAACACGATTTTTGTCAAATCATTGATGATTTACACGAAATAAAAATCTATTTATAG
- a CDS encoding polysaccharide deacetylase family protein, which yields MLLIYTHKITPRFRYTMKQVFTRILGIEISFTTKVEDFIKHSGAKITYTKQPLQNEFFIRSNDLLFEQGINDLQITVRDWEGVPCFFNAGERSNLPFDIFSASFYLLSRYEEYLPHVKDIHERFPVKDSIAYKNKFLRSPVVDIWAYRLLDELKLKFPELEYKPKKYRYVSAIDVTTSHCFAHRGIIRSVAGFFYDLGSLKFKRVAQRVKVWFNQQEDPYDNFTMLVDLHKKYGVKGIFFFQFADYSTFDKNVSPDNNKFRFLIKSIADYGKVALAASYSSFNDIDLLKKEKKKLTGVINKPINCSRLRYNRVDLPHTYRNLVEAEFVDDYTMGYTHEIGFRASTCTPFYFYDINLEVQQPIRIHSFAFHDYGFVNSDNDVAIMSEVRNICDEVKAVNGEFVSVFSNELLGGEEKIDWKKFYETVLKQCHV from the coding sequence ATGTTACTCATTTATACCCATAAGATTACACCGCGTTTCAGGTATACCATGAAGCAGGTCTTTACGCGTATATTGGGTATTGAAATTTCGTTTACTACTAAGGTTGAGGATTTTATAAAGCATTCGGGTGCAAAGATTACCTATACCAAACAGCCTTTACAGAACGAATTTTTTATTCGTAGCAATGACCTTCTTTTTGAGCAAGGTATAAACGACTTGCAGATAACCGTTCGTGATTGGGAAGGCGTTCCATGTTTTTTTAATGCTGGCGAACGCAGTAACCTACCTTTTGATATATTTTCTGCAAGTTTTTATTTGTTGAGTCGGTATGAAGAATACTTGCCCCATGTAAAAGATATTCATGAAAGGTTCCCTGTTAAGGACAGTATAGCCTATAAAAATAAGTTTTTAAGATCTCCCGTAGTGGATATATGGGCATACAGACTTTTAGATGAACTAAAGCTTAAGTTTCCAGAACTGGAGTATAAGCCAAAGAAATACCGTTATGTTTCTGCCATAGATGTTACTACGTCTCATTGCTTTGCACATAGGGGAATTATTAGGAGTGTTGCTGGTTTCTTTTATGACTTAGGTTCTTTAAAATTTAAAAGGGTAGCACAACGTGTTAAAGTATGGTTCAACCAACAAGAAGATCCTTACGACAATTTTACAATGTTGGTTGATCTTCATAAAAAATATGGGGTAAAAGGTATATTCTTTTTTCAGTTTGCAGATTATTCAACTTTTGATAAGAATGTATCGCCGGATAATAATAAATTCCGTTTTCTTATAAAATCCATTGCGGATTATGGTAAGGTGGCCCTAGCCGCATCTTACAGTTCTTTCAATGATATCGACCTCTTAAAAAAAGAAAAGAAAAAGTTGACAGGTGTTATCAATAAACCCATAAACTGTTCTCGTTTACGGTATAATAGGGTAGACTTGCCACATACGTATAGAAATTTGGTAGAAGCGGAGTTTGTAGATGATTATACAATGGGTTACACCCATGAAATTGGTTTTAGGGCCAGTACTTGTACTCCTTTTTATTTTTATGATATCAATCTTGAAGTGCAACAACCCATTAGAATACATTCGTTTGCCTTTCATGATTATGGGTTCGTGAACAGCGATAACGATGTGGCCATAATGAGTGAGGTGCGTAATATTTGTGATGAGGTAAAAGCTGTAAACGGGGAGTTTGTGTCAGTTTTTTCTAATGAACTTTTGGGCGGAGAAGAAAAGATAGATTGGAAGAAGTTTTACGAAACCGTATTAAAACAATGCCATGTTTAA
- a CDS encoding UDP-N-acetylmuramate--L-alanine ligase encodes MQIHFIAIGGSAMHNLALALAHKGDVVTGSDDVIFEPSKSRLEKRGLLPESFGWYPEKINESLDAVILGMHAKADNTELLKAQELGIKIYSYPEFLYEHAKDKTRVVIGGSHGKTTITSMILHVLNYHDKEVDFMVGAQLEGFERMVHLTEDNDFMILEGDEYLSSPIDRRPKFHLYKPNIALLSGIAWDHINVFPTFEFYVEQFQIFVDSIVKGGSITYNVEDSEVKKVVEASENTIRKLPYKTPEYTIEDGTTLLETPEGPMPIEVFGKHNLSNLAGAKWICQNMGVDEDDFYEAIATFSGASKRLEKIAEGKTSVAYKDFAHSPSKVAATTKAVKEQYANRKLIACLELHTYSSFNPEFLKEYKGALDAADEAVIFYLPESVAIKKLKEVTPEQISEAFERKDLKIYTNAQSFKDFVFSQDYDNSVLLLMSSGNYGGLDLIKLKEKFSS; translated from the coding sequence ATGCAGATTCATTTTATTGCAATTGGTGGTAGTGCCATGCACAACTTAGCTTTAGCCTTAGCACATAAAGGTGATGTCGTAACAGGAAGTGACGACGTTATTTTTGAGCCTTCTAAATCTAGATTGGAGAAAAGGGGTCTTCTACCCGAAAGTTTTGGCTGGTATCCAGAAAAGATAAATGAAAGTTTAGATGCTGTAATTCTTGGTATGCACGCAAAAGCAGATAATACTGAATTGCTAAAGGCCCAAGAGCTAGGTATAAAAATATATTCCTACCCAGAGTTTCTATATGAGCACGCAAAAGATAAGACCCGTGTTGTTATAGGTGGTAGCCATGGAAAAACTACGATTACCTCTATGATTCTTCATGTGTTGAATTACCATGATAAGGAAGTAGATTTTATGGTGGGTGCCCAGTTAGAAGGTTTTGAACGCATGGTACATCTGACCGAGGATAATGATTTTATGATTTTAGAAGGAGATGAGTACCTCTCGTCTCCAATAGACCGTAGACCAAAATTCCATCTGTATAAGCCGAACATTGCTCTTTTAAGCGGAATAGCTTGGGATCATATTAATGTATTTCCAACATTTGAGTTTTATGTTGAGCAGTTCCAGATTTTTGTAGACAGCATAGTTAAAGGTGGAAGCATTACGTATAACGTAGAAGATTCGGAAGTTAAAAAGGTAGTTGAAGCTTCGGAAAATACCATTCGTAAACTACCATATAAGACACCAGAATATACAATTGAAGATGGAACTACACTTTTAGAAACTCCAGAAGGCCCCATGCCTATTGAAGTTTTTGGGAAACATAACTTGAGCAATTTAGCAGGAGCTAAATGGATTTGCCAGAATATGGGTGTAGATGAAGATGATTTTTATGAGGCTATTGCCACATTTTCAGGAGCCTCAAAGCGACTAGAGAAAATTGCAGAAGGAAAAACTTCCGTAGCGTATAAAGATTTTGCACACTCACCAAGTAAAGTGGCGGCAACTACAAAAGCAGTGAAGGAACAATATGCGAACAGGAAACTAATTGCCTGTTTGGAATTGCATACATACAGTAGTTTTAATCCTGAGTTTTTAAAGGAATACAAAGGAGCATTGGATGCTGCTGACGAAGCGGTGATTTTCTATTTGCCAGAGTCTGTTGCCATTAAAAAATTAAAGGAAGTTACGCCCGAACAAATTTCGGAAGCTTTTGAACGTAAAGACCTTAAGATTTACACTAATGCGCAGAGTTTTAAAGATTTTGTCTTTAGTCAAGATTATGACAACTCCGTATTACTTTTAATGAGTTCCGGTAATTATGGGGGATTAGATTTAATTAAATTGAAAGAGAAGTTTTCTTCATAA
- a CDS encoding gliding motility-associated C-terminal domain-containing protein, translated as MRTILKWALPFCLLLFSANAVAQCAGTDASVIVCSKDADEGNKTYNLFTQLGDNPTLGGSWSTNDPANFYALDRDTGIVNLWDVKNSGLHEFTYTNTCGGLTESAVVTVTLGGYPGEDNIDGSADACGDDNNVNLHGYIGDETDGKFQDFNGVWEAITLEAAPFLLLNYFDAESAGTGTYEFTHTVPAVGSCPSRLVTLLLEVQRPANSGIGSNLTLCTTDDLSGYTNYDLNSLLEDEDINGTWSEGLDTDQLSDLTDHLIDIEAIRDRHTYGTFTFTYTVYPSHAVCDINRTEVEITILPTFRGTITAPNYCVDPDKYLVEISDYDDTLIPPDTYSVTYLLTSSNGNTGETTSLLLNPDRTGSFEVDANLVQKNVTTTLSITSLGDKVCPDIQVSPIEFIATDPIAIVTDTCEGEEVSVSLSDIFDPSFTRANGIYDVNYTITAPSNSETTHTASAINFTAGSATFTIPTEQITETGEYTFDFEVDNGFPMECDISDTAIITAIPEAIQLDILVNNSCNATEIDVNVNAPALSDGEYIVTYEVVSQETNTVLIDNTIIFIGGTADYQIDVATLEQGNYTITVKSTQDDTTPCRLLFNFEVNENFAVEGVPALPEAEAVQTICLAAFPTLAPTLQDIKVSATGEMMFYDTATDMDILPIDTALIDGEDYFISNIDPLNNCEGSDRIQVTVILSDPEMPMLFNGNPTFCGSEDPSIDNLSSSVASSNTILWFETATGGTVLDNTTALIDGKSYYAGTEVDGKCQSSMRIEIIPMIYELEPATLEFSTLALCGLDNPSIQNLRDVENNSSYDVLWYDTPANGIPLEEDVLLIAGTTYYAESFNPDTGCMNPERMAITIDLTNCEPEEYGFFIPDGFSPNGDGRNDTFFIPNIEIIFPEFTLEILNRYGTSLFKGDQNNPAWNGNNGNSTAPNGVYFYIIEYNKEGHNPVQGRLYLNR; from the coding sequence ATGAGAACCATTCTTAAATGGGCTCTACCTTTTTGCTTGCTTCTCTTTTCCGCAAATGCCGTGGCGCAATGCGCAGGCACAGATGCTTCTGTAATTGTATGCTCAAAAGATGCCGATGAGGGCAATAAGACCTATAACCTTTTTACGCAACTAGGTGATAACCCTACTCTTGGTGGATCTTGGTCTACCAACGACCCGGCAAATTTTTACGCACTTGATCGTGATACCGGTATCGTTAACCTTTGGGATGTTAAAAACTCTGGTTTGCACGAGTTTACTTATACAAATACCTGCGGTGGCTTGACGGAGTCTGCGGTTGTTACCGTAACACTTGGAGGATATCCGGGAGAAGATAACATAGACGGTTCTGCAGATGCCTGCGGCGATGACAATAACGTAAACCTCCATGGTTATATAGGAGATGAAACGGATGGGAAGTTCCAAGATTTTAATGGCGTTTGGGAAGCTATTACCCTAGAGGCGGCACCATTTCTTTTACTAAACTATTTTGATGCCGAATCTGCTGGAACGGGAACGTATGAATTTACACACACAGTACCTGCAGTTGGCTCTTGCCCAAGTAGACTGGTAACATTATTACTAGAAGTCCAAAGACCAGCGAATTCTGGAATAGGCTCTAATTTAACTTTATGCACAACAGATGACCTATCTGGCTATACCAACTACGATTTAAATAGCCTCCTAGAAGATGAAGATATAAATGGCACCTGGTCAGAAGGCCTTGATACTGACCAACTATCTGACCTTACGGACCATCTTATAGATATTGAAGCTATTAGAGACCGTCATACTTATGGCACCTTCACCTTTACTTATACCGTATACCCATCTCATGCGGTTTGTGACATTAATAGAACAGAAGTAGAAATAACTATTCTTCCCACATTTAGGGGAACAATTACAGCTCCTAACTATTGTGTAGACCCTGATAAATACTTAGTAGAGATAAGCGATTACGACGACACGTTGATCCCGCCCGACACCTATTCCGTAACATACCTATTGACCTCTTCAAACGGAAATACAGGAGAAACTACCTCACTACTGCTTAACCCAGACCGTACTGGTTCATTTGAAGTTGATGCCAACTTAGTTCAAAAGAACGTAACCACAACCTTATCCATAACTTCATTAGGAGACAAAGTTTGTCCCGATATTCAGGTATCTCCAATAGAGTTTATTGCAACAGACCCTATAGCCATAGTAACGGACACCTGTGAAGGCGAAGAAGTTTCGGTAAGCTTAAGCGATATTTTTGACCCTTCTTTCACCCGTGCAAACGGAATTTATGATGTTAATTATACCATTACCGCGCCAAGTAATTCAGAAACAACACACACCGCCAGTGCTATTAATTTTACCGCTGGTAGTGCAACTTTTACCATACCAACCGAACAAATTACCGAAACTGGCGAATACACCTTTGATTTTGAAGTAGATAATGGATTCCCAATGGAATGCGATATTTCAGATACTGCAATAATTACCGCTATACCAGAAGCTATTCAACTTGACATATTGGTAAACAATTCATGTAACGCTACTGAAATTGATGTAAATGTAAACGCCCCTGCACTGTCCGATGGAGAATATATTGTGACTTATGAAGTAGTTTCACAAGAAACCAATACCGTATTAATTGATAATACAATAATCTTTATTGGTGGTACCGCAGACTATCAAATTGATGTGGCTACGCTTGAACAGGGTAATTATACGATTACCGTAAAAAGTACGCAGGATGATACTACACCATGCCGACTATTATTCAACTTTGAAGTGAATGAAAATTTTGCCGTTGAAGGCGTTCCTGCTTTACCGGAAGCCGAAGCTGTCCAAACTATTTGCCTTGCCGCCTTCCCAACATTAGCACCAACCTTGCAAGATATTAAGGTAAGCGCCACTGGCGAGATGATGTTTTATGACACGGCAACAGATATGGACATTCTCCCAATAGATACAGCACTTATTGACGGTGAGGATTATTTTATATCCAACATAGACCCATTAAACAATTGTGAAGGTTCAGATAGAATTCAGGTTACGGTAATCCTTTCGGATCCGGAAATGCCAATGTTATTCAACGGAAACCCTACATTTTGCGGTTCAGAAGATCCGTCAATAGATAATCTAAGTTCTAGTGTAGCTAGTAGTAACACCATTCTTTGGTTTGAAACAGCAACCGGTGGAACTGTATTGGACAATACTACAGCATTAATTGACGGAAAGAGTTACTATGCCGGAACAGAGGTTGATGGAAAATGTCAAAGTTCTATGCGTATTGAAATTATCCCCATGATATATGAACTAGAGCCAGCTACTTTAGAATTTTCCACACTGGCACTTTGCGGATTGGATAATCCTTCGATACAAAACCTAAGGGATGTAGAAAACAATTCCTCTTACGATGTGCTTTGGTACGACACTCCCGCAAACGGTATTCCTCTAGAAGAAGATGTTTTATTAATTGCCGGAACTACCTACTATGCAGAAAGTTTCAATCCAGACACCGGTTGTATGAATCCAGAACGAATGGCTATTACAATTGACCTTACCAATTGTGAACCAGAAGAATATGGCTTCTTTATTCCTGATGGATTTTCACCTAACGGGGATGGTAGAAATGACACATTTTTTATACCGAACATAGAAATCATCTTTCCTGAATTTACATTAGAAATTTTAAATAGATACGGAACAAGCCTATTCAAAGGCGACCAAAATAACCCCGCTTGGAACGGAAATAATGGAAATAGCACTGCCCCAAATGGCGTCTACTTCTACATTATAGAATATAATAAGGAAGGTCATAACCCAGTACAGGGCAG